The window TGTCCATTGGCGACACAGATGTAGCTGTAGGAGAGGACGTGAAATTACGTGGAATGGCCGCCGTGTTCCAAGTGATCTTTGCAAGGCCGCGGATTACCCTCTCGACCATTGGGGACATTTCTCTATCTGCGGGCGTGTAGAACACTTTCAGAACCAGCACGGTCAGGACGATCGAGGCGGCAGACATAGCAGTCAGTGCCGTCAAATAGATAACTGGAATTTATAAAAAACATGTGATATATCGATGGAGATAGGTCGTGTCAGTGGCTAAGCGGTCATAGAGCACTAGGATAATCATCAGGAAGTCGTTCGGCTGTCTGTTTGATTTAGTGACCTTAGCACGGCACGtaactttttcaaaattggTTCGACTTTCGAACGAAATATAGAAAACTGCCAGGTTTCTCACATGCACTGCCTATCCAATTAGCATAATCAGGCCGGGGCAAAGTCTTGCCCCCATGcctgatttttaaaaaattgaacgGCAAGGGGCTTATACGCCGGTTGAACTCTGACTGAGAACTATGCTATTGCTACAAAATCCAAACAGTCTATCATTTGGCCTGTATGACATGTGTGACCCTGAAATATAGGTCAAGTTGAAACCCTGTGTGCCATGTGTGGTCTTGATCATGATGCCAAATTCATCCGTTTAGTAATGATGGAATAATATCACTTTTCAGGTTTTAGATGCCGTTCCTTGGTGGCCACAGTTAGACTCAAACTGCCAGTTCATCACATTTGACCTCAGTGGCCTTAGAAAGTATAGTACGCAGTTCCAATCACAACACTACCCTGTTGTTATGGTATTCCATTTTTTTTCTACTTTCACGAAGGTATGAAAATATGGAGTTACTTTTAATCTTACCTAAAACGGGTGTTTCATTCGTGGTCTTAGGAATGTTGTTCGCAGTTGTCATCTGGAATACGGTCAGCGCCACCAATGTGGTTATACTGAGTGAGATCTGCTCTCCTGACTCGCAAGGAAGGAAGAACACCATCACGACCAGGAGAGAAACGCCAACACAAGGAATTAAGACGTTCAGCACATAGTAGGTTGATTTTCGCCTGAGGTACATTGTAACTCGGTATTGTTTCCAATCAGGGAAATTTTGTTCGTAGTAGTATGTTTCAACTTCACCGTTTTCGACACATGACCATTCTCCGTTCACTGTGCCTTTGGTCGATGAGGGTACACTGTTCTTTAAAAGTTGCAACTTTCGGGGATCGTGTGATAAACTTCCGATTAAAAACGAACAAATTTGTTCATCAAAAGGAAA is drawn from Lineus longissimus chromosome 1, tnLinLong1.2, whole genome shotgun sequence and contains these coding sequences:
- the LOC135498892 gene encoding neuronal acetylcholine receptor subunit alpha-6-like isoform X1, whose translation is MCAAFLWRCLLMVSFTGSAFSAGSLNAEGELIRQLTDPSVYEKVVRPVRNISDPVVVTVKFTVQRFQLDSSTSTLSLYGYPEIGWKDEYMRWNESEYDGLQSILVPGDAIWLPDIGIYNRIDADPAFEYRPAHRIILKSDGTLTWLLVAAFSVECVMKMAKFPFDEQICSFLIGSLSHDPRKLQLLKNSVPSSTKGTVNGEWSCVENGEVETYYYEQNFPDWKQYRVTMYLRRKSTYYVLNVLIPCVGVSLLVVMVFFLPCESGEQISLSITTLVALTVFQMTTANNIPKTTNETPVLVIYLTALTAMSAASIVLTVLVLKVFYTPADREMSPMVERVIRGLAKITWNTAAIPRNFTSSPTATSVSPMDRSRKGNKETNITNRPLRYVKKANLEQMTKEV
- the LOC135498892 gene encoding neuronal acetylcholine receptor subunit alpha-6-like isoform X2, with translation MCAAFLWRCLLMVSFTGSAFSAGSLNAEGELIRQLTDPSVYEKVVRPVRNISDPVVVTVKFTVQRFQLDSSTSTLSLYGYPEIGWKDEYMRWNESEYDGLQSILVPGDAIWLPDIGIYNRIDADPAFEYRPAHRIILKSDGTLTWLLVAAFSVECVMKMAKFPFDEQICSFLIGSLSHDPRKLQLLKNSVPSSTKGTVNGEWSCVENGEVETYYYEQNFPDWKQYRVTMYLRRKSTYYVLNVLIPCVGVSLLVVMVFFLPCESGEQISLSITTLVALTVFQMTTANNIPKTTNETPVLVIYLTALTAMSAASIVLTVLVLKVFYTPADREMSPMVERVIRGLAKITWNTAAIPRNFTSSPTATSVSPMDRSRKA